One segment of Rosa chinensis cultivar Old Blush chromosome 6, RchiOBHm-V2, whole genome shotgun sequence DNA contains the following:
- the LOC112171122 gene encoding uncharacterized protein LOC112171122, with protein sequence MIPRLERRKPGQAKPRDNGKYCTYHEESGHPTNICWALKNAIEHLIQSSQLSQHRNPSTGANAIEVYRQILTIHGGAPRAPETHPAQKLQCPRAQEILGLSHSCHTSQVEWDSIAFNSSEDPIKKHHNDPFLITMIIDHYRCHRVLVYNGAVVSVMFGSCYEGLNLDHEPLIIFAREMTQPLGSNNLLITLGGGNTIATMTTHFIVVDYPSSYNIILGRDAIWGLQCFVAGHMLMMKIPTLGGILTIRGDQELAR encoded by the coding sequence ATGATCCCGCGCCTAGAGCGACGCAAACCTGGCCAGGCAAAACCGCGAGATAATGGTAAATATTGTACATATCATGAGGAATCTGGCCACCCCACCAATATATGTTGGGCACTGAAAAATGCTATCGAGCACCTCATTCAGAGCAGCCAACTCTCGCAGCATCGCAATCCCTCCACAGGCGCTAACGCCATTGAAGTCTACAGACAAATCTTAACGATACATGGCGGCGCCCCAAGGGCACCCGAGACTCATCCTGCACAGAAACTCCAATGCCCTCGGGCCCAAGAGATATTGGGGCTCAGCCACAGCTGCCACACCTCGCAGGTAGAATGGGACTCAATTGCCTTTAATAGCAGCGAAGACCCCATAAAGAAGCACCATAACGACCCtttcttgatcaccatgatcaTCGACCACTATCGATGCCATCGGGTCCTGGTCTACAATGGCGCAGTGGTCAGTGTCATGTTTGGTAGCTGCTACGAAGGCCTCAACCTAGACCACGAGCCCTTGATCATCTTTGCAAGAGAAATGACACAACCCCTGGGATCCAACAACCTGCTGATCACACTCGGAGGAGGCAATACTATCGCCACTATGACAACGCATTTTATTGTTGTTGACTACCCTTCCTCCTACAACATCATCTTAGGGCGTGACGCCATCTGGGGACTCCAATGCTTTGTGGCAGGACACATGTTAATGATGAAGATACCCACCCTGGGAGGCATCCTCACCATCAGAGGCGATCAGGAGCTGGCGAGATAG
- the LOC112174354 gene encoding 2-dehydro-3-deoxyphosphooctonate aldolase 2 isoform X6, translating into MADIFLWRDKKLSGALQQLISRETICSKVKVGLPLVFKSSFDKANRTSSKLFRGPGMAEGLKILKKVKIAFDLPIVTNVHEFIQCEEVGKLSCRYHSDSCIFMPSDLLSCMVDLAGKDGIAKVGCQEVFICNKARFCSNEAMRATKLAKLDSLSKFLDVYC; encoded by the exons A TGGCTGATATTTTCCTGTGGAGGGATAAGAAGCTATCAGGAG CATTGCAGCAGCTCATCTCAAGAGAAACAATCTGCTCCAAAGTCAA AGTTGGATTGCCACTGGTGTTCAAGTCAAGCTTTGACAAAGCTAACCGTACATCCTCAAAATTATTCCGGGGCCCTGGCATGGCTGAAGGGTTAAAG ATCCTTAAGAAGGTTAAAATAGCTTTTGACCTCCCTATAGTTACAAATGTACACGAGTTTATACAG TGCGAAGAAGTTGGCAAATTAAGTTGCAGATATCATTCAGATTCCTGCATTTTTATGCCGTCAG ACTTGCTCAGCTGTATGGTAGACTTAGCAGGAAAAGATGGCATTGCGAAGGTTGGGTGTCAGGAAGTGTTTATATGCAATAAAGCAAGGTTTTGttccaatgaggccatgagagcaacaaagcttgcaaagctagactccttaagtaaatttctggatgtataTTGCTAG
- the LOC112171121 gene encoding DNA-binding protein HEXBP-like gives MLGTPYRSFAEAVSYALDIESDSPAGFHPRDPGGPSQGPSKRATSTSGSGSSVGSVKSSGSSSRSRTRSRGRFRRFSRGQFSGRQSGQLERSRSYHGGSSGASTSQSAQFGQHQTVGCFMCGQQDHFRRDCPFLAQGARSTPTQTVGQSSAGGSTSGARTSSVG, from the coding sequence ATGTTAGGCACACCGTACCGGAGTTTTGCTGAGGCAGTATCTTATGCCTTGGACATTGAGTCGGACTCACCTGCCGGATTTCACCCTAGGGATCCTGGTGGCCCTAGCCAGGGTCCATCTAAGAGGGCTACTTCCACATCCGGTTCTGGTTCTTCAGTTGGTAGTGTAAAGAGCAGTGGTTCCAGTTCCAGGTCCCGTACTAGATCCAGGGGACGTTTCAGGAGATTCTCTCGGGGTCAGTTTAGTGGACGACAGTCTGGGCAGCTTGAGAGGTCCAGGAGTTATCATGGTGGTTCGAGTGGGGCTTCGACTAGCCAGTCAGCTCAGTTTGGGCAGCATCAGACAGTGGGATGTTTTATGTGTGGTCAGCAGGACCACTTCAGGAGAGACTGCCCTTTTTTGGCTCAGGGAGCCAGATCTACCCCCACTCAGACTGTTGGTCAGTCCTCTGCTGGCGGATCGACTAGCGGTGCCCGCACCAGCTCGGTAGGCTGA
- the LOC112174354 gene encoding 2-dehydro-3-deoxyphosphooctonate aldolase 2 isoform X4, whose protein sequence is MLVLISFVSLARLIPAYTESISNSALQQLISRETICSKVKVGLPLVFKSSFDKANRTSSKLFRGPGMAEGLKILKKVKIAFDLPIVTNVHEFIQCEEVGKLSCRYHSDSCIFMPSDLLSCMVDLAGKDGIAKVGCQEVFICNKARFCSNEAMRATKLAKLDSLSKFLDVYC, encoded by the exons ATGTTAGTCTTAATTAGTTTTGTTAGTTTAGCAAGATTGATACCTGCATATACTGAAAGTATCAGCAATTCAGCATTGCAGCAGCTCATCTCAAGAGAAACAATCTGCTCCAAAGTCAA AGTTGGATTGCCACTGGTGTTCAAGTCAAGCTTTGACAAAGCTAACCGTACATCCTCAAAATTATTCCGGGGCCCTGGCATGGCTGAAGGGTTAAAG ATCCTTAAGAAGGTTAAAATAGCTTTTGACCTCCCTATAGTTACAAATGTACACGAGTTTATACAG TGCGAAGAAGTTGGCAAATTAAGTTGCAGATATCATTCAGATTCCTGCATTTTTATGCCGTCAG ACTTGCTCAGCTGTATGGTAGACTTAGCAGGAAAAGATGGCATTGCGAAGGTTGGGTGTCAGGAAGTGTTTATATGCAATAAAGCAAGGTTTTGttccaatgaggccatgagagcaacaaagcttgcaaagctagactccttaagtaaatttctggatgtataTTGCTAG
- the LOC112174354 gene encoding 2-dehydro-3-deoxyphosphooctonate aldolase 1 isoform X1 yields MLLGLMWLIFSCGGIRSYQEHCSSSSQEKQSAPKSKPFFLLAGPNVIESEEQIFRMAKHIKTIATKVGLPLVFKSSFDKANRTSSKLFRGPGMAEGLKILKKVKIAFDLPIVTNVHEFIQCEEVGKLSCRYHSDSCIFMPSDLLSCMVDLAGKDGIAKVGCQEVFICNKARFCSNEAMRATKLAKLDSLSKFLDVYC; encoded by the exons ATGTTATTAGGACTGATG TGGCTGATATTTTCCTGTGGAGGGATAAGAAGCTATCAGGAG CATTGCAGCAGCTCATCTCAAGAGAAACAATCTGCTCCAAAGTCAA AACCGTTTTTCTTATTAGCGGGTCCGAATGTGATTGAATCCGAGGAGCAAATTTTCCGGATGGCCAAGCACATAAAGACTATTGCGACAAA AGTTGGATTGCCACTGGTGTTCAAGTCAAGCTTTGACAAAGCTAACCGTACATCCTCAAAATTATTCCGGGGCCCTGGCATGGCTGAAGGGTTAAAG ATCCTTAAGAAGGTTAAAATAGCTTTTGACCTCCCTATAGTTACAAATGTACACGAGTTTATACAG TGCGAAGAAGTTGGCAAATTAAGTTGCAGATATCATTCAGATTCCTGCATTTTTATGCCGTCAG ACTTGCTCAGCTGTATGGTAGACTTAGCAGGAAAAGATGGCATTGCGAAGGTTGGGTGTCAGGAAGTGTTTATATGCAATAAAGCAAGGTTTTGttccaatgaggccatgagagcaacaaagcttgcaaagctagactccttaagtaaatttctggatgtataTTGCTAG
- the LOC112174354 gene encoding 2-dehydro-3-deoxyphosphooctonate aldolase 2 isoform X3 yields MLLGLMWLIFSCGGIRSYQEVDNCTMLVLISFVSLARLIPAYTESISNSALQQLISRETICSKVKVGLPLVFKSSFDKANRTSSKLFRGPGMAEGLKILKKVKIAFDLPIVTNVHEFIQCEEVGKLSCRYHSDSCIFMPSDLLSCMVDLAGKDGIAKVGCQEVFICNKARFCSNEAMRATKLAKLDSLSKFLDVYC; encoded by the exons ATGTTATTAGGACTGATG TGGCTGATATTTTCCTGTGGAGGGATAAGAAGCTATCAGGAGGTTGATAATTGCACAATGTTAGTCTTAATTAGTTTTGTTAGTTTAGCAAGATTGATACCTGCATATACTGAAAGTATCAGCAATTCAGCATTGCAGCAGCTCATCTCAAGAGAAACAATCTGCTCCAAAGTCAA AGTTGGATTGCCACTGGTGTTCAAGTCAAGCTTTGACAAAGCTAACCGTACATCCTCAAAATTATTCCGGGGCCCTGGCATGGCTGAAGGGTTAAAG ATCCTTAAGAAGGTTAAAATAGCTTTTGACCTCCCTATAGTTACAAATGTACACGAGTTTATACAG TGCGAAGAAGTTGGCAAATTAAGTTGCAGATATCATTCAGATTCCTGCATTTTTATGCCGTCAG ACTTGCTCAGCTGTATGGTAGACTTAGCAGGAAAAGATGGCATTGCGAAGGTTGGGTGTCAGGAAGTGTTTATATGCAATAAAGCAAGGTTTTGttccaatgaggccatgagagcaacaaagcttgcaaagctagactccttaagtaaatttctggatgtataTTGCTAG
- the LOC112174354 gene encoding 2-dehydro-3-deoxyphosphooctonate aldolase 1 isoform X5, translating into MNCMTQWLIFSCGGIRSYQEHCSSSSQEKQSAPKSKPFFLLAGPNVIESEEQIFRMAKHIKTIATKVGLPLVFKSSFDKANRTSSKLFRGPGMAEGLKILKKVKIAFDLPIVTNVHEFIQCEEVGKLSCRYHSDSCIFMPSEELDNPWLLKLELSLPKVTL; encoded by the exons ATGAACTGTATGACCCAGTGGCTGATATTTTCCTGTGGAGGGATAAGAAGCTATCAGGAG CATTGCAGCAGCTCATCTCAAGAGAAACAATCTGCTCCAAAGTCAA AACCGTTTTTCTTATTAGCGGGTCCGAATGTGATTGAATCCGAGGAGCAAATTTTCCGGATGGCCAAGCACATAAAGACTATTGCGACAAA AGTTGGATTGCCACTGGTGTTCAAGTCAAGCTTTGACAAAGCTAACCGTACATCCTCAAAATTATTCCGGGGCCCTGGCATGGCTGAAGGGTTAAAG ATCCTTAAGAAGGTTAAAATAGCTTTTGACCTCCCTATAGTTACAAATGTACACGAGTTTATACAG TGCGAAGAAGTTGGCAAATTAAGTTGCAGATATCATTCAGATTCCTGCATTTTTATGCCGTCAG AAGAGTTGGACAATCCTTGGTTGCTAAAACTGGAGCTCTCTCTGCCAAAAGTTACTCTCTAA
- the LOC112174354 gene encoding 2-dehydro-3-deoxyphosphooctonate aldolase 1 isoform X2 codes for MNCMTQWLIFSCGGIRSYQEHCSSSSQEKQSAPKSKPFFLLAGPNVIESEEQIFRMAKHIKTIATKVGLPLVFKSSFDKANRTSSKLFRGPGMAEGLKILKKVKIAFDLPIVTNVHEFIQCEEVGKLSCRYHSDSCIFMPSDLLSCMVDLAGKDGIAKVGCQEVFICNKARFCSNEAMRATKLAKLDSLSKFLDVYC; via the exons ATGAACTGTATGACCCAGTGGCTGATATTTTCCTGTGGAGGGATAAGAAGCTATCAGGAG CATTGCAGCAGCTCATCTCAAGAGAAACAATCTGCTCCAAAGTCAA AACCGTTTTTCTTATTAGCGGGTCCGAATGTGATTGAATCCGAGGAGCAAATTTTCCGGATGGCCAAGCACATAAAGACTATTGCGACAAA AGTTGGATTGCCACTGGTGTTCAAGTCAAGCTTTGACAAAGCTAACCGTACATCCTCAAAATTATTCCGGGGCCCTGGCATGGCTGAAGGGTTAAAG ATCCTTAAGAAGGTTAAAATAGCTTTTGACCTCCCTATAGTTACAAATGTACACGAGTTTATACAG TGCGAAGAAGTTGGCAAATTAAGTTGCAGATATCATTCAGATTCCTGCATTTTTATGCCGTCAG ACTTGCTCAGCTGTATGGTAGACTTAGCAGGAAAAGATGGCATTGCGAAGGTTGGGTGTCAGGAAGTGTTTATATGCAATAAAGCAAGGTTTTGttccaatgaggccatgagagcaacaaagcttgcaaagctagactccttaagtaaatttctggatgtataTTGCTAG